Proteins co-encoded in one Hymenobacter swuensis DY53 genomic window:
- the porG gene encoding type IX secretion system protein PorG, translated as MTNLNAFKTLLIGILPVGSVFFAYTAAAQNTSELGIGIGGLSYKGELSPNYQFRNNRPALTAFYRKDISGPVTLRAGLMGGMLRADDRNVRGTNGNTPPLAAYRDANMKGSLLELSGGVEYNFFDYHNRRDKVHFTPYVFIGLAGFYANTETASTTQPQLNQKSSLVSLAIPAGLGFKYALSEHWNLGLEAGARKTFTDNLDHVDGKSRGQNDLVGNSHDQDWYFHNGISVSYTFYKIRCPDKSQEKGKKKD; from the coding sequence ATGACGAATTTGAACGCCTTCAAAACGCTCCTTATCGGTATTTTGCCGGTAGGGAGTGTTTTTTTTGCCTATACGGCAGCTGCACAGAACACCAGCGAACTAGGAATTGGTATTGGAGGGCTATCCTACAAAGGCGAATTGTCACCTAATTATCAGTTTCGCAACAACCGCCCCGCCCTTACAGCCTTTTATCGTAAGGATATCTCAGGGCCTGTTACCCTACGCGCCGGCCTGATGGGAGGAATGTTGCGCGCTGATGACCGGAACGTGCGCGGTACCAATGGCAATACTCCACCGCTGGCCGCTTACCGGGACGCGAATATGAAAGGTAGCTTGTTGGAGCTGTCCGGCGGGGTGGAGTACAATTTCTTCGACTACCATAACCGGCGCGACAAGGTTCATTTCACGCCATATGTGTTCATCGGGCTAGCAGGCTTCTATGCCAATACCGAAACAGCCAGTACCACTCAGCCGCAGCTGAATCAGAAATCAAGCTTGGTAAGCTTAGCAATTCCAGCCGGACTGGGCTTTAAATATGCCTTGTCGGAGCATTGGAACTTGGGGCTGGAGGCTGGAGCCCGAAAAACTTTCACTGACAATCTGGACCATGTCGATGGCAAGTCACGGGGGCAAAATGACCTTGTAGGTAACTCCCATGACCAAGACTGGTATTTTCACAATGGTATCAGCGTTTCTTATACCTTCTACAAAATCCGATGCCCTGATAAGAGCCAGGAAAAAGGGAAGAAGAAGGATTGA
- a CDS encoding isoprenyl transferase, producing MAVRSEIDSQNIPAHVAVIMDGNGRWAKQKGGLRIFGHQNAITAVRETVEAAAEAGVRYLTLYAFSTENWSRPAHEVMALMQLLVHTIRKETPTLLKNNIRLQAIGQIENLPASCQKELAEAIELTKSGSGTTLLLALSYSGRWDLTQATKRMAIEVAAGRLHPENITENTVAGFLSTAGIPDPELLIRTSGEQRISNFLLWQLAYTELFITDLLWPDFRREHFYEALRAYQQRERRFGKTSEQLTVS from the coding sequence ATGGCCGTCCGGTCCGAGATTGACTCCCAGAATATTCCCGCTCACGTAGCTGTCATCATGGATGGCAATGGCCGTTGGGCCAAGCAGAAAGGCGGTTTGCGCATTTTCGGGCACCAAAACGCCATTACGGCGGTGCGGGAAACCGTGGAGGCTGCCGCCGAGGCTGGAGTGCGCTACTTAACGCTGTATGCTTTCTCGACCGAAAACTGGTCGAGGCCCGCACATGAGGTAATGGCTTTGATGCAGCTGCTGGTACATACTATCCGCAAGGAAACGCCAACGCTGCTGAAAAATAACATTCGGCTTCAGGCTATCGGGCAAATCGAAAACCTGCCTGCTTCCTGTCAGAAGGAATTAGCAGAGGCAATAGAACTGACTAAAAGCGGTTCAGGTACTACCCTGCTGCTGGCCCTGAGCTACAGTGGCCGTTGGGACCTGACGCAGGCCACGAAGCGTATGGCCATTGAGGTAGCGGCTGGCCGCCTGCATCCTGAAAACATTACGGAAAATACGGTGGCGGGGTTCCTCTCCACGGCTGGTATTCCGGACCCCGAATTGCTGATTCGTACCAGTGGCGAGCAGCGCATTAGTAACTTTTTGTTGTGGCAGCTGGCCTACACGGAACTGTTTATTACCGACTTGCTCTGGCCTGATTTTCGGCGCGAGCATTTTTACGAGGCCTTGCGTGCTTACCAGCAGCGGGAGCGTCGGTTCGGGAAAACCAGTGAGCAGCTAACCGTTTCGTAA
- a CDS encoding NAD kinase has translation MKIAILGKPFDENQTAFMQEMMDDLIRRQAEVRILDTFHEYLSQHIQLPEGITTFHRGDSLAGTRFVLSIGGDGTLLDTVTYVGALQIPVLGINTGRLGFLATISPDKIAQAIDALFKGHFVLEDRSLIRVDTDPDTFGDINFGLNEFSILKRDTSSMIVVHTYIDGEYLNSYWADGLIVATPTGSTGYSLSCGGPVMLPQTNNFIIAPVCPHNLNVRPLIVSDRSVISFEIEGRSNNFLLSLDSRSKTVEAGIQIAVRRENFSARLVKLNHVNFLSTLRSKLNWGLDRRNPAGIPV, from the coding sequence ATGAAAATAGCCATTCTGGGTAAGCCTTTTGACGAAAACCAGACTGCCTTTATGCAGGAAATGATGGACGATCTGATCCGTCGACAGGCAGAGGTGCGCATTCTCGATACGTTTCACGAGTATCTGAGCCAGCATATTCAGCTTCCGGAAGGTATCACCACTTTTCACCGTGGTGACTCGCTGGCAGGCACCCGATTTGTCCTAAGCATTGGGGGCGACGGTACTCTGCTGGATACTGTTACCTACGTAGGTGCCCTGCAAATCCCTGTTCTTGGCATCAACACCGGCCGTCTGGGGTTTCTGGCTACCATCTCTCCCGATAAGATTGCTCAAGCCATTGATGCCCTGTTTAAAGGTCATTTCGTGCTGGAAGACCGTAGTCTCATCCGGGTAGATACCGACCCCGATACTTTCGGAGACATAAATTTCGGTCTCAACGAGTTCAGTATCCTCAAACGTGACACTTCCTCCATGATTGTGGTGCATACTTACATTGATGGAGAATACCTCAACTCTTACTGGGCTGATGGGCTGATTGTAGCTACTCCCACCGGCTCTACCGGTTATTCGCTTAGCTGCGGGGGCCCGGTGATGCTCCCCCAAACGAACAATTTTATCATTGCTCCCGTATGTCCCCACAATCTGAACGTGCGGCCTCTTATTGTGTCCGACCGGAGCGTGATTTCCTTCGAGATAGAGGGGAGAAGCAATAATTTCCTTCTTTCCCTCGATTCCCGCTCCAAGACTGTAGAGGCCGGAATTCAGATTGCAGTTCGCCGAGAAAACTTCAGTGCTCGTCTGGTAAAGCTGAATCATGTTAACTTCCTGAGTACCTTGCGCAGTAAGTTGAACTGGGGCCTTGACCGTCGGAATCCCGCCGGAATCCCGGTATGA
- a CDS encoding DUF6089 family protein: MKQLFTHTLALLLVLALVASEASAQQFSKRKQYNSVGVTLNGMAYFGDITPKPSIPSFRAGATRPNIGLSITRRFAPRISGRASLAYGRITGDDAKAADQSDPDAKFRYTRNMNFRNDILELAATGVFDLIENRNNYIKRPDFVPYVFAGVGVIHHNPKGEDAEGNIVNLQPLKTEGQASTYSLTQFVIPFGAGARYKLNKSFDVGIELGFRKTFTDYLDDVSTNYVTDRNTLGSDAAKYFGFDITNGRPDTYSEANQAGGQRGKSNEKDWYSTLGISVNYILAPRVRNPKFR, translated from the coding sequence ATGAAGCAACTCTTCACCCACACTTTGGCCCTGTTGCTGGTCCTCGCGCTGGTAGCGTCGGAGGCGAGTGCGCAGCAATTCAGCAAGCGGAAACAGTACAACTCCGTCGGTGTTACCCTGAATGGCATGGCATATTTCGGTGATATCACGCCGAAGCCCAGTATTCCTAGCTTCCGCGCCGGTGCCACCCGTCCTAACATCGGCCTGTCCATCACCCGTCGCTTTGCCCCACGTATTTCGGGTCGTGCTTCGCTTGCCTATGGCCGTATCACAGGCGACGATGCCAAGGCTGCTGACCAGTCGGATCCTGACGCGAAATTCCGTTACACCCGGAACATGAATTTCCGTAACGACATTCTGGAGTTGGCAGCCACCGGTGTTTTTGACCTGATCGAAAACCGCAACAACTACATCAAACGTCCCGATTTCGTCCCGTACGTATTTGCCGGGGTGGGTGTAATCCACCACAATCCCAAAGGCGAAGATGCAGAAGGCAATATTGTGAACCTGCAGCCGTTGAAGACCGAAGGCCAGGCAAGCACTTATAGCTTAACGCAGTTTGTAATTCCTTTCGGTGCAGGTGCCCGCTATAAGCTCAACAAAAGCTTCGATGTTGGTATCGAACTGGGCTTCCGCAAAACCTTCACTGATTACCTTGACGACGTAAGCACGAACTACGTAACTGACCGCAATACCCTCGGTTCGGATGCTGCCAAGTACTTTGGCTTTGATATCACGAATGGTCGCCCTGACACTTACTCGGAGGCTAACCAAGCAGGTGGTCAGCGCGGTAAGAGCAATGAAAAGGACTGGTACTCTACCTTGGGTATATCAGTTAACTACATCCTCGCTCCGCGAGTACGTAACCCCAAATTCAGATAG